A window of the Zavarzinia compransoris genome harbors these coding sequences:
- a CDS encoding response regulator, with translation MATMVQALTSGTHQGPQVLLVDSNIERSRHLREHLASWGFAVTVAHDGYSGLRHIMSIWPELIVVDSELKGWSSSVVIDGAVRLGSRAPVIMLTEQGQSSASRSSRRRVIGIIENPNSVSELRAVMMNALTKVSSEGSGLGDNFDIA, from the coding sequence ATGGCGACGATGGTACAGGCATTGACGAGCGGCACGCATCAGGGACCCCAGGTATTGCTGGTCGACAGCAATATCGAGCGCAGCCGGCATCTGCGCGAACACCTGGCATCCTGGGGCTTTGCCGTCACCGTGGCCCATGACGGCTACTCGGGCCTGCGCCACATCATGAGTATTTGGCCCGAATTGATTGTGGTCGACTCCGAACTGAAGGGGTGGTCGTCGTCGGTGGTGATCGACGGCGCGGTCCGCCTCGGCTCGCGGGCGCCGGTCATCATGCTCACCGAACAGGGGCAGAGTTCCGCCTCGCGCTCGTCGCGCCGCCGGGTCATCGGCATCATCGAAAATCCCAATTCGGTCAGCGAATTGCGCGCCGTGATGATGAATGCCCTGACCAAGGTCTCGAGCGAGGGCAGCGGCCTCGGCGACAATTTCGACATCGCCTGA
- the cpaB gene encoding Flp pilus assembly protein CpaB codes for MILGVVLVAVAIGLIAYGAMTLRRPPPAAVPGQVATAQPREDLVPIVVALRDIGRGEKIEQAKLSVLRVQAPAPAGSFSDLRSAIGAVALSALPAGQIVLQNSILAPGDGTKPGLSVLVPEGMRAVALRVNDEVAVGNFLRADDLVDIQLVLANTALGPAEEGGNPERRESRVVLQALRVLSVGEALTEEAGDRAIRMQNITVAVTSEQALVLAVAKQSGAFYLALRNPTDTAEQQVKPVRLEDLTGAPRPEPAADSGSALPTPAVVAPRQVEVILGTNTGKQAVP; via the coding sequence TTGATCTTGGGGGTGGTGCTGGTGGCGGTGGCCATCGGTCTCATCGCCTATGGTGCAATGACCTTGCGGCGTCCGCCGCCGGCTGCCGTGCCGGGCCAGGTCGCGACGGCCCAGCCGCGCGAGGATCTGGTGCCCATCGTCGTCGCGCTGCGCGACATCGGGCGCGGCGAGAAGATCGAGCAGGCGAAGCTCTCGGTCCTGCGCGTGCAGGCACCGGCGCCGGCCGGCTCCTTCTCGGACCTGCGCTCGGCGATCGGCGCGGTGGCGCTGTCGGCCCTGCCGGCCGGCCAGATCGTGCTGCAGAATTCGATCCTCGCGCCGGGCGACGGTACCAAGCCGGGCCTTTCGGTGCTGGTGCCCGAAGGCATGCGGGCGGTCGCGCTCCGCGTGAACGACGAGGTCGCGGTCGGCAACTTCCTGCGCGCCGACGATCTGGTCGACATTCAGCTCGTCCTCGCCAATACGGCTCTCGGGCCGGCGGAAGAGGGCGGCAATCCCGAGCGGCGGGAATCCCGCGTTGTCCTGCAGGCGCTGCGCGTCCTTTCGGTCGGCGAGGCGCTGACCGAGGAGGCGGGCGACCGGGCGATCCGGATGCAGAACATCACCGTCGCCGTGACCTCGGAACAGGCCCTGGTGCTTGCCGTCGCCAAGCAGTCGGGCGCCTTCTACCTGGCCCTGCGCAACCCGACCGATACCGCCGAGCAGCAGGTGAAGCCGGTCCGCCTCGAGGATCTGACCGGGGCCCCGCGTCCCGAGCCGGCCGCCGACAGCGGCAGCGCCCTGCCGACGCCGGCCGTGGTCGCGCCGCGGCAGGTCGAAGTCATCCTGGGGACCAACACCGGCAAGCAGGCAGTGCCATGA
- a CDS encoding type II and III secretion system protein family protein gives MQQLRRRAFATLAAVSVAFMVPVVTGVTLSEAQAAEYVNRPSLVIQAGVQTPLSLQTPIERVAIGDPATVTGRVVGPTDILLLGLKPGRTNLIVWEVGGERAYVYPVIVPLGTGDLERDLREDPELSAVRVDAAGGKIALKGTVPSNDAHARVLRLASRYFPDGVSDQIKVLQQQMVSVEIKFAALSTTTLKRLGFDFRSGPGTSFEYAVSSPGAGLTGALSGVSPISDALNVLMRLPGSDLSVVLGILSGAKLAQILAEPTLLVRSGETAEFIAGGEIPIPVPQDNSGTVTIEYKEFGIRLKVSATVLSPSRILLNLAPEVSDLDYGKAVTIQGTQVPGLIRRGASSTLELGNGQSFVLAGLMSSSSADSDDALPVLGDLPIIGAFFKRQQTTRERQELIIVATPRLVSPMDSRALPPLPGTDLQNYDPSYSDMLLGRNRLRDVLPQYGLMP, from the coding sequence ATGCAACAGCTTCGCCGTCGGGCTTTCGCCACCCTTGCCGCCGTCTCCGTGGCCTTCATGGTCCCGGTCGTCACCGGCGTGACGCTTTCCGAGGCGCAGGCGGCGGAATATGTCAACCGCCCGAGCCTGGTGATCCAGGCCGGCGTGCAGACGCCGCTGTCGCTCCAGACCCCGATCGAGCGGGTGGCGATCGGCGATCCGGCGACGGTGACCGGCCGCGTCGTCGGTCCGACCGACATCCTGCTGCTGGGCCTGAAGCCCGGCCGCACCAACCTGATCGTGTGGGAAGTGGGCGGCGAGCGGGCCTATGTCTATCCCGTGATCGTGCCGCTCGGCACCGGCGATCTCGAACGCGACCTGCGCGAGGATCCGGAACTGTCGGCGGTCCGGGTCGATGCCGCGGGCGGCAAGATCGCGCTGAAGGGCACCGTGCCCTCGAACGACGCCCATGCCCGGGTGCTGCGCCTCGCCTCGCGCTATTTCCCCGACGGCGTCAGCGACCAGATCAAGGTCCTGCAGCAGCAGATGGTCAGCGTCGAGATCAAGTTCGCCGCGCTCTCGACCACCACGCTGAAGCGCCTCGGCTTCGACTTCCGCTCCGGGCCGGGCACCAGCTTCGAATATGCGGTGTCTTCGCCGGGGGCCGGGCTGACCGGCGCGCTCTCCGGCGTCTCGCCGATCTCGGACGCGCTGAATGTCCTGATGCGCCTGCCGGGCTCCGACCTTTCGGTCGTCCTCGGCATTCTCTCGGGCGCCAAGCTCGCCCAGATCCTGGCCGAGCCGACCTTGCTGGTGCGCTCGGGCGAGACCGCGGAATTCATCGCCGGCGGCGAGATTCCGATCCCGGTGCCGCAGGACAATTCGGGCACGGTGACGATCGAGTACAAGGAATTCGGCATCCGCCTCAAGGTCTCGGCCACCGTGCTGAGCCCGAGCCGGATCCTGCTGAACCTCGCGCCCGAGGTGTCCGACCTCGACTACGGCAAGGCCGTGACCATCCAGGGCACCCAGGTGCCGGGCCTGATCCGGCGCGGGGCGAGTTCCACCCTCGAACTCGGCAACGGCCAGAGCTTCGTCCTCGCCGGGCTGATGTCCTCCTCCTCGGCGGACTCGGACGATGCCCTGCCGGTCCTCGGCGACCTGCCGATCATCGGCGCCTTCTTCAAGCGCCAGCAGACCACGCGCGAGCGCCAGGAGCTGATCATCGTGGCGACGCCGCGCCTGGTCTCGCCCATGGACAGCCGGGCCCTGCCGCCGCTGCCGGGCACCGACCTGCAGAACTACGATCCCTCCTATTCGGACATGCTGCTCGGCCGTAACCGCCTGCGCGATGTCCTGCCGCAATACGGGTTGATGCCATGA
- a CDS encoding AAA family ATPase, with protein sequence MSTERRSILVVSSDEDFAERVTSALFSRCSIVRGLPQLETLRGLIESTGVEAIVVDLDDVAWDGRNITELIVSLKAEQPALPLVVASYNISATSLIPAMRAGANDVIDKDFAADDLIAQMDWLLQSRPAKRGSNSARIVAVMGPKAGVGATSIAVSMAAELARRAGASERVLLLDFGFPPSESIDLLGIKASYFMTDALGDLGRLDSTLIEGAFAQTKAPRLFVLPLAVDDENAQVAGQGDLAQLVDVLRSYFTAIVVDVNRALNPRVADRIFLDANASIMVVDQSVTSIHGASVILDRMRRAINKDPEYTLVVSRHVAKLRPSPEEIATAIRAKGRPFLVPEDRLFVDGQRNLGTALAADGSSPFSKAVRAVVDAAVALPPAGPMAAPVAASPVAQNAARIAGGGNAGGGILSRLGIGRAGSR encoded by the coding sequence ATGAGCACGGAACGTCGCAGTATCCTGGTCGTCTCCAGCGACGAAGACTTCGCCGAACGCGTCACCTCGGCGCTGTTCTCCCGGTGCAGCATCGTGCGCGGCCTGCCCCAGCTCGAAACCCTGCGCGGGCTGATCGAGTCGACGGGGGTCGAGGCGATCGTCGTCGATCTCGACGACGTCGCCTGGGACGGGCGCAACATCACCGAACTGATCGTCAGCCTGAAGGCGGAGCAGCCGGCCCTGCCGCTGGTCGTCGCCAGCTACAACATCAGTGCGACCTCGCTGATCCCGGCCATGCGCGCCGGCGCCAACGACGTGATCGACAAGGATTTCGCCGCCGACGACCTGATCGCCCAGATGGACTGGCTGCTGCAGTCGCGGCCGGCGAAGCGGGGCAGCAATTCGGCGCGGATCGTCGCGGTCATGGGGCCGAAGGCCGGGGTGGGCGCCACCTCGATCGCCGTCTCCATGGCGGCCGAGCTGGCGCGCCGCGCCGGGGCCAGCGAGCGCGTGCTGCTGCTCGATTTCGGCTTCCCGCCGAGCGAGTCGATCGATCTCCTCGGCATCAAGGCGTCCTATTTCATGACCGACGCGCTCGGTGACCTCGGGCGTCTCGACTCGACCCTGATCGAGGGCGCCTTCGCCCAGACCAAGGCGCCGCGCCTGTTCGTCCTGCCGCTCGCGGTCGACGACGAGAACGCCCAGGTGGCGGGGCAGGGCGATCTCGCCCAATTGGTCGACGTGCTGCGGTCCTATTTCACCGCGATCGTGGTCGACGTGAACCGCGCGCTCAATCCGCGCGTCGCGGACCGCATCTTCCTCGATGCCAATGCCTCGATCATGGTGGTCGACCAGTCCGTGACCTCGATCCACGGCGCCTCGGTCATTCTCGACCGCATGCGCCGGGCGATCAACAAGGACCCGGAATATACCCTGGTCGTGTCGCGCCATGTCGCCAAGCTCCGCCCCTCGCCGGAAGAGATCGCGACCGCGATCCGGGCCAAGGGCCGGCCGTTCCTGGTGCCCGAGGACCGTCTCTTCGTCGACGGCCAGCGGAACCTGGGCACGGCGCTGGCCGCCGACGGTTCGAGCCCCTTCAGCAAGGCGGTCCGGGCGGTGGTCGATGCCGCGGTCGCCCTGCCGCCGGCCGGGCCGATGGCGGCGCCCGTCGCGGCCTCGCCCGTCGCACAGAACGCGGCGCGTATCGCCGGCGGCGGCAATGCCGGCGGCGGCATCCTGTCCCGCCTCGGCATCGGCCGGGCCGGTTCGCGTTGA
- a CDS encoding CpaF family protein, whose product MREAGSPGSGSGLGIAAFPTNIPGSRGEGDIYTSPLYQELKFRALTIVHDYLEKRGFTPDKANGEVVRGEISRAISVVVAGAGVALNAAERERLLDDVFFEIVGLGPLEPLLADTTVDDIIVNGPSRIYVERSGVLERVTTRFRDDAHLMNIIQRIVSPIGRRVDEASPFVDARLKDGSRVNIVIPPIALDGATVSIRKFKRIPLKIHDLVRTGTISQEMVDYLAAAVRSRLNVLISGGTGSGKTTMLNILSGFISATERIVTIEDAAELQLRQSHVVRLETRPPSADGTPEITARDLVKNALRMRPDRIILGEIRSGEAVEMVQAMTTGHDGSMATVHANSPQDAMSRLELLLGFGGMQANVATVRRQITSAVQVVVQVQRLSSGARKVISIAEVVGMEGETIVQNERFRYRENPGQPGQGTFVMVTRHSAFQERLATVGGVQPVGGGAGRFEGRP is encoded by the coding sequence ATGCGTGAAGCTGGTAGTCCTGGAAGCGGCTCGGGCCTGGGCATCGCGGCCTTCCCGACCAATATCCCCGGCAGCCGGGGCGAGGGCGACATCTATACGTCGCCGCTCTACCAGGAACTGAAATTCCGGGCGCTGACCATCGTCCACGACTATCTCGAAAAGCGCGGCTTCACGCCCGACAAGGCGAACGGCGAAGTGGTGCGGGGCGAGATCAGCCGGGCGATCTCGGTCGTGGTCGCCGGTGCCGGCGTCGCCCTCAATGCCGCCGAGCGGGAACGCCTGCTCGACGACGTCTTCTTCGAGATCGTCGGCCTCGGCCCGCTCGAACCCCTGCTGGCCGATACCACGGTCGACGACATCATCGTCAACGGGCCGAGCCGGATCTATGTCGAACGCTCGGGCGTGCTCGAGCGCGTGACCACGCGCTTCCGCGACGATGCCCACCTGATGAACATCATCCAGCGCATCGTCAGCCCGATCGGCCGGCGCGTGGACGAGGCCTCGCCCTTCGTCGACGCCCGCCTGAAAGACGGCAGCCGCGTGAACATCGTGATCCCGCCGATCGCGCTCGACGGCGCCACGGTCTCGATCCGCAAGTTCAAGCGCATCCCGCTCAAGATCCACGATCTCGTGCGCACCGGCACCATCAGCCAGGAAATGGTCGACTATCTGGCCGCCGCCGTGCGCAGCCGCCTGAACGTCCTGATCTCGGGCGGTACCGGTTCGGGCAAGACCACCATGCTGAACATCCTGTCGGGCTTCATCTCGGCGACGGAACGCATCGTGACCATCGAGGACGCGGCGGAACTGCAACTGCGCCAGTCCCACGTGGTGCGCCTGGAAACCCGGCCGCCCTCGGCCGACGGCACGCCCGAGATTACTGCGCGCGACCTGGTGAAGAATGCGCTGCGCATGCGTCCCGACCGCATCATCCTCGGCGAAATCCGCTCGGGCGAGGCGGTCGAAATGGTCCAGGCCATGACCACGGGCCACGACGGCTCGATGGCGACGGTACACGCCAATTCGCCCCAGGACGCCATGAGCCGCCTCGAACTGCTGCTCGGCTTCGGCGGCATGCAGGCCAATGTGGCGACGGTCCGCAGGCAGATCACCTCGGCCGTGCAGGTCGTCGTGCAGGTCCAGCGCCTGTCGTCCGGCGCCCGCAAGGTGATCTCGATCGCCGAGGTGGTGGGCATGGAAGGCGAGACCATCGTACAGAACGAGCGCTTCCGCTACCGCGAGAATCCGGGCCAGCCGGGCCAGGGGACATTCGTGATGGTGACCCGCCATTCCGCCTTCCAGGAACGGCTGGCGACGGTGGGCGGCGTGCAGCCGGTCGGCGGCGGCGCCGGCCGTTTCGAAGGCAGGCCCTGA
- a CDS encoding type II secretion system F family protein encodes MIQFGLALLAAVAAGYLIDSYVRDWRLDQQYRARLVHLGRSIGAGTGFDDDTPETERLMARLMMSSSGITRRLLQADWKVTPQRFIGFLTALFVVVAVAVWFLGLLGGLAAGLGFLGIAYQRLNSAADKQVNGFLEELPSFLERLRQLISTGNSQAQAFDKALIYSGEATRCYLDPVALRLKIGVPLPDALRVQAQRLAIAELAMLAMIVRTNLRYGGNLGYILEHLARVLRDRSRVRNEFRSLSSELRSTAIVMVAIPPLVALAIMVMNPTYLDFFAEQGQVMLAVAIGLEVLGIVVMRRLMRIEY; translated from the coding sequence ATGATCCAATTCGGCCTTGCCCTCTTGGCGGCGGTCGCCGCGGGCTATCTGATCGACAGCTATGTCCGGGACTGGCGGCTCGATCAGCAGTACCGCGCCCGCCTGGTCCATCTCGGCCGCAGTATCGGCGCCGGCACCGGCTTCGACGACGATACGCCCGAGACCGAGCGCCTGATGGCGCGCCTGATGATGTCGTCGTCCGGCATCACCCGGCGCCTGCTCCAGGCCGACTGGAAAGTCACGCCGCAGCGCTTCATCGGCTTCCTGACGGCGCTTTTCGTCGTCGTCGCGGTCGCGGTCTGGTTCCTCGGCCTGCTGGGCGGGCTTGCCGCCGGCCTCGGCTTCCTCGGCATCGCCTATCAGCGCCTGAATTCGGCGGCGGACAAGCAGGTGAACGGCTTCCTCGAGGAATTGCCGAGCTTCCTCGAACGCCTGCGCCAGCTGATCTCGACCGGCAACAGCCAGGCCCAGGCCTTCGACAAGGCCCTGATCTATTCCGGCGAGGCGACCCGCTGCTATCTCGATCCGGTGGCGCTCCGGCTCAAGATCGGCGTGCCGCTGCCGGATGCCCTGCGCGTCCAGGCCCAGCGCCTGGCGATCGCCGAGCTGGCCATGCTGGCCATGATCGTGCGCACCAACCTGCGCTATGGCGGCAACCTCGGCTATATTCTCGAGCATCTGGCGCGGGTGCTCCGCGACCGCTCGCGGGTGCGGAACGAGTTCAGGTCGCTGTCGTCGGAATTGCGCAGCACGGCGATCGTGATGGTGGCGATCCCGCCGCTGGTGGCCCTGGCCATCATGGTGATGAACCCCACCTATCTCGATTTCTTCGCCGAGCAGGGGCAGGTGATGCTGGCCGTGGCCATCGGCCTCGAGGTCCTGGGCATCGTCGTGATGCGCCGCCTCATGCGTATCGAATATTGA